From a region of the Zingiber officinale cultivar Zhangliang chromosome 4B, Zo_v1.1, whole genome shotgun sequence genome:
- the LOC121977977 gene encoding cytochrome P450 71A1-like, with translation MSAVPSAAQEESPRNLQFHAHATSTFFTTLLLISFTLLLLFYLRRRRQKVNKETSSLRLPPSPPGLPIIGNLHQIGDLPHRSLHQLSLAYGPLLRLQLGRVTTLVVSSPDIARDVLKTNDLSLCSRPDIATWRRYSYGSLEVALSPYSPRWVRARRLLVTHFLSPRPVRGLSAAREEEVRTLMNTVAAAAASGHTVDLSKSLMSLVSCIVCRAVFGKRFAPAGESLMSEIGGVLCLTAEILGGFVAGDYFPWARRWLNAVTGVHGRLERSFKEWDDLFEREIKERERAGTGSSDDGTYASVLMRLLREEQSNKEGGLTRDAVKAFLWDLMFGGTDTTVTTLQWAMAELVRTPRVLARAQEEVRRVAAGKSYVDEEDLPRLSYLQAIVKEILRLHPAAPLMLPHECQQSCKVAGYDVPAGTRIYINAWSIGRDANLWDKPDEFRPERFEGSSVDYQGQCFELVPFGSGRRICPGILMAEWVIWLTLANLLHGFDWALPAGVRREDLDMSEVFGLVVSKKEPLVLMATPAKLL, from the exons ATGTCTGCTGTTCCTTCGGCCGCCCAAGAGGAGTCCCCGCGGAACCTCCAATTCCATGCACATGCAACCTCCACCTTCTTCACGACACTCCTACTCATCTCCTTCACGTTGTTGCTGCTCTTctacctccgccgccgccgccagaaGGTCAACAAGGAAACCAGCAGCCTCCGCCTCCCACCCAGCCCGCCGGGCCTCCCCATCATCGGCAATCTCCACCAGATCGGCGACCTCCCCCACCGCTCCCTTCACCAACTCTCACTTGCCTACGGCCCCCTCCTCCGCCTCCAGCTCGGGAGAGTCACCACTCTCGTCGTCTCCTCCCCCGACATCGCCCGCGACGTCCTcaagaccaacgacctctcaCTCTGCTCCCGCCCCGACATCGCGACCTGGCGCCGTTACTCCTACGGCAGCCTCGAAGTCGCTCTCTCCCCCTACTCCCCCCGCTGGGTCAGAGCGCGCCGGCTCTTGGTCACCCACTTCCTCTCCCCGCGCCCGGTCCGAGGCCTCTCCGCCGCGAGGGAGGAGGAGGTACGGACCCTGATGAACACCGTGGCCGCTGCCGCCGCGTCCGGCCACACGGTCGACCTCAGCAAGAGTCTGATGAGTTTGGTGAGCTGCATTGTATGCCGGGCCGTGTTTGGGAAGAGGTTCGCGCCGGCGGGGGAATCCTTGATGAGCGAGATCGGGGGCGTGTTATGTCTGACGGCGGAGATCTTGGGGGGGTTCGTCGCTGGGGACTACTTCCCGTGGGCGCGCCGCTGGCTCAACGCCGTCACGGGAGTGCATGGAAGGCTTGAGAGGAGCTTCAAGGAGTGGGACGACTTGTTCGAAAGGGAAATTAAAGAGCGGGAACGCGCCGGCACCGGCAGTAGTGACGACGGCACCTATGCCAGTGTTCTGATGCGCTTACTCAGAGAGGAACAGAGTAACAAGGAAGGCGGCCTCACGAGGGACGCCGTGAAAGCTTTTCTCTGG GACTTGATGTTCGGCGGAACGGACACAACGGTTACGACATTACAATGGGCCATGGCGGAGCTAGTGAGGACTCCTCGAGTGCTCGCTAGAGCCCAGGAGGAAGTCCGCCGAGTGGCAGCCGGAAAAAGCTACGTCGACGAGGAGGACCTCCCGAGGCTCAGCTACCTGCAGGCCATCGTCAAGGAGATCCTCCGACTCCACCCGGCCGCCCCCCTGATGCTGCCCCACGAGTGCCAGCAGAGTTGCAAGGTCGCTGGCTACGACGTTCCCGCCGGCACTAGAATCTACATCAACGCGTGGAGCATCGGGCGAGATGCGAACCTATGGGATAAACCCGACGAGTTCCGACCGGAGCGGTTTGAGGGCAGCTCCGTCGACTACCAGGGGCAGTGCTTCGAGCTGGTGCCGTTCGGCAGCGGCCGGAGGATCTGTCCCGGGATCTTGATGGCAGAGTGGGTTATCTGGCTTACACTGGCCAATCTCTTACACGGCTTCGACTGGGCATTGCCTGCGGGAGTGAGAAGGGAGGATCTGGACATGAGCGAGGTGTTTGGGCTCGTCGTTAGCAAGAAGGAGCCGCTCGTGCTGATGGCAACTCCGGCGAAGTTACTTTAA